One region of Cheilinus undulatus linkage group 4, ASM1832078v1, whole genome shotgun sequence genomic DNA includes:
- the traf5 gene encoding TNF receptor-associated factor 5: MASADTNLGGSEESTRTSGSMTRSGASTRRPSGPVDSWESDLTSIQHALTFVLTLKEEFVCPVCRGVVLNPQQNSCGHIFCYRCLQTLLESSSPSNPVCPVEGAVITPAEVFQDNCCKREISCLEVYCTNYPECTSVVTLQHLKDHLSSCQYELLQCTNLGCRAVLQRRHLQDHLTNGCSHRMEPRPLCLSQDPMQSSCPQTDVDCPNGCSQKVPRHKLSEHSQACPDVFIDCSYRRFGCPVQDKRARVKLHEDAAVSHHMLLVLRSNTHLEQQVELLQEEALLRKQELQTDSLHLAGLQKKVRLLLQQTSNHEHVFSAAQRTVSRQEGVLSTTQLDIQQTTRGLGSGLEDLEQLRKSLDAVIKEISAAEAFKKHLETLEEDLRRQSSLLEVHSAQLSHNHQHLQELAATSYDGKLIWKIVDFRKRREAEAKGQSPCLTSSPFHTGRCGYKMAAKVYLNGDGEGRGSHLSLYVVLMPGDFDALLPWPFKQNVSLSVLDISGAGNHRILSFRPDPTSKSFQRPAADSFSNVASGFSCFIPLNKLENPQNALYVDDDTLFVKVKVDMTGLETL, from the exons ATGGCATCGGCAGACACTAACCTGGGAGGGTCAGAGGAGTCCACGAGGACATCGGGGTCCATGACGAGGTCTGGGGCGTCCACCAGGAGGCCGTCGGGCCCCGTGGACTCCTGGGAGTCGGACCTGACGTCCATCCAGCACGCGCTGACGTTTGTGCTGACCCTGAAGGAGGAGTTTGTCTGTCCCGTCTGCAGAGGAGTCGTTCTGAACCCTCAGCAGAACTCCTGTGGACACATCTTCTGCTACCGCTGTCTGCAGACACTGCT GGAGTCCTCATCACCGTCCAACCCAGTTTGTCCAGTAGAGGGAGCTGTGATCACACCTGCTGAG GTTTTCCAGGATAACTGCTGCAAACGAGAAATCTCCTGTTTAGAAGTGTACTGCACCAACTACCCAGAATGCACCTCTGTTGTCACATTACAGCACCTGAAG GATCACCTGAGCTCATGTCAGTATGAGCTGCTGCAGTGCACTAATCTGGGCTGCAGGGCAGTGCTACAGAGGAGGCACCTGCAGGACCACCTGACCAACGGCTGTTCACACCGTATGGAGCCACGCCCACTCTGTCTCAGCCAG GATCCCATGCAGAGCTCCTGTCCTCAGACTGATGTGGACTGTCCTAATGGCTGCTCACAGAAAGTTCCCAGACACAAG CTGTCGGAGCACAGCCAGGCGTGCCCAGACGTTTTCATCGACTGTTCCTATCGGAGGTTCGGCTGCCCGGTGCAG GATAAGAGAGCGAGAGTAAAACTGCACGAAGATGCTGCTGTCAGTCACCACATGCTGCTGGTCCTGAGGAGTAACACACACCTGGAGCAACAG GTGGAGCTTCTCCAGGAGGAGGCGCTGTTGAGGAAGCAGGAGCTCCAGACTGACAGTCTCCACCTGGCTGGTCTGCAGAAGAAAGTCagactgctgctgcagcagacGAGCAACCACGAACACGTCTTCTCTGCAGCTCAG aggactGTCAGCAGGCAGGAGGGCGTCCTGTCCACCACACAGCTCGACATTCAGCAAACTACTCGAGGACTGGGTTCTGGTTTAGAGGATCTCGAGCAGCTGAGGAAGTCTCTAGATGCTGTGATCAAGGAAATTTCAGCAGCTgaggcttttaaaaaacatctag AAACTTTAGAGGAGGATCTGAGGCGTCAGTCCAGTCTCCTGGAGGTCCACAGCGCTCAGCTCAGTCACAACCACCAGCACCTACAGGAGCTCGCGGCCACGTCCTACGACGGCAAACTGATCTGGAAGATTGTGGACTTCAGGAAGAGGCGGGAAGCCGAAGCCAAAGGTCAATCACCCTGCCTGACCAGCTCACCGTTCCACACTGGACGCTGTGGCTACAAAATGGCTGCCAAAGTCTACCTGAACGGGGACGGTGAGGGTCGAGGGTCTCATCTGTCTCTGTATGTGGTCCTGATGCCGGGAGACTTCGACGCTCTGCTGCCGTGGCCTTTCAAACAGAACgtttctctgtctgtactcGATATAAGTGGAGCTGGAAACCACCGCATCCTCAGCTTCAGACCCGACCCCACGTCTAAAAGCTTCCAGCGGCCCGCCGCCGATTCTTTCAGCAACGTGGCGAGTGGGTTCTCATGCTTCATCCCCCTCAACAAGCTGGAGAATCCCCAAAACGCTTTGTACGTGGACGATGACACGCTCTTCGTCAAAGTGAAGGTGGACATGACAGGTTTAGAGACGCTCTAG
- the rcor3 gene encoding REST corepressor 3 isoform X2: MLFWHKHNIEKSLADLPNFTPFPDEWTVEDKVLFEQAFSFHGKSFHRIQQMLPDKSISSLVKYYYSWKKTRSRTSLMDRQARKLANRSNQDDSDEEMEEANPIEANDSDYDPNKEAKKENQVEPVVPGSKMALGRREHQTLQHRHHQRSRCRPPKGMYLTQEDVVAVSCSASAANTLLRQLDMELVSLKRQVQNAKQMNSGLKHMLESGIEELRLPESNQKVNARWTTDEQLLAVQGVRKYGKDFQAIADVIGNKTVGQVKNFFVNYRRRFNLDEVLQEWEAEQGTQAPNGDSATSGEEGKNSSTTPSGKSTDEEDEEGQVTSSGASPAASSTSSAQIPVTSSASSSSSLHQPPPLLRPSLPATPSLHRQPPPLQQQARFLQPRPTLQQPPPLIRPSNPLPPRLNPRPPAPMTLCSNPGGSGPSSTQQPPSLAVHQSEPTSSSSIH; the protein is encoded by the exons ATGCTCTTCTGGCACAAACACAACATTGAGAAGTCTCTGGCCGACCTGCCAAACTTCACGCCGTTTCCTGACGAGTGGACGGTGGAGGACAAAGTTTTGTTCGAGCAGGCCTTCAGCTTTCACGGGAAGAGCTTCCACCGCATCCAGCAGATG TTACCTGATAAATCCATCTCCAGTTTGGTGAAGTATTACTACTCCTGGAAGAAGACTCGATCCAGAACCAGTCTGATGGACCGACAGGCTCGAAAACTGGCCAATAGGAGCAACCAGGATGACAG TGatgaggagatggaggaggccAATCCCATTGAAGCCAACGACAGCGACTATGACCCCAACAAGGAAGCCAAGAAAGAG AACCAGGTGGAGCCGGTGGTGCCGGGATCAAAGATGGCGTTGGGTCGGCGGGAGCATCAGACCCTCCAGCACCGACACCACCAGCGCTCCCGCTGCCGCCCCCCTAAAGGCATGTACCTGACCCAGGAGGACGTTGTGGCAGTGTCCTGCAGCGCCTCCGCCGCCAACACCCTCCTCCGTCAGCTGGACATGGAGCTGGTGTCCCTCAAGAGACAG GTTCAGAACGCCAAACAGATGAACAGTGGACTGAAACACATGCTGGAGTCCGGGATTGAAGAACTCAGGCTGCCTGAG AGTAACCAGAAGGTTAACGCACGCTGGACCACAGACGAGCAGCTGCTGGCAGTTCAAG GTGTGAGGAAATACGGCAAAGACTTCCAGGCCATCGCTGACGTCATCGGGAACAAGACGGTGGGTCAGGTCAAGAACTTTTTTGTGAACTACCGGCGGAGGTTCAATCTGGATGAGGTGCTGCAGGAGTGGGAGGCCGAGCAGGGAACACAAGCACCAAACGGAGACAGCGCCACCTCTGGAGAGGAGGGGAAGAACAGCTCTACTACTCCGTCAGGGAAGAGCACcgatgaagaggatgaagag GGTCAGGTGACCTCTTCTGGTGCATCTCCGGCTGCCTCCTCCACTTCTTCAGCTCAGATTCCAGTGACGTCCAGcgcctcctcctcatcctccctcCACcagccccctcccctcctgcgGCCCTCCCTCCCCGCCACGCCCTCCCTGCACCGCCAGCCCCCGCCCCTCCAGCAGCAGGCCCGCTTTCTGCAGCCCCGCCCCACCTTGCAGCAGCCCCCGCCTCTCATCCGCCCCTCCAACCCCCTTCCTCCCCGCCTCAACCCTCGCCCTCCCGCTCCCATGACCCTCTGCAGCAACCCAGGGGGATCAGGGCCGAGCTCCACCCAGCAGCCGCCCAGCCTGGCCGTCCACCAATCAGAACCGacctcttcttcctccatcCACTAA